One window of Electrophorus electricus isolate fEleEle1 chromosome 24, fEleEle1.pri, whole genome shotgun sequence genomic DNA carries:
- the ncoa6 gene encoding nuclear receptor coactivator 6 isoform X1 translates to MAQQPGPSETSWCTGSRGVHLPSEQDSGVEDGDDFCSRNGETCPSWPPSPHVEDATTIFVAFKGNLNDSDFQEKLDIILNGMPELLSLGPERLSLQRVEPWNSVRVTFNLPREAAERLRLLAQNNQQQLRDLGILSVQIEGEGPINVAAGQNRGQEMRVNGPLVAPGAPGTPGQMRMDVGFPIQQGPGGIRMSNPSMVPSGPGMAAQGMVPGSSGQMHPRVPRPPNQTDSMDPMLSGLALQQQQLQHAQVPHGPPSAMGPQVPHGPPSAMGPQVPHGPPSAMGPQGHHLQTIQANRQLNPAAIQQLQQQQQQQQAQLAQLGVARGPFNPSSQMSGPAGWNQMPPGMLQPPPAQGAMGPNWRKGPPQAPMGQRPPSLASVQTPSHPPPPYPFGSQQAGQVFNTMAQQQQQQTGPNQFAAPQPKGPQGVPGVVGQRAPPPLPPVSAPQSNLASKSPGSSSSPFQQGSPGTPPMMGQGPGQLGPRPTTPQGFPQGVGSPGRAVLGQQVNVQPGFMGMPQHGQVPQGGMGGMQKRMPMGFPNVPVSQSFVQGQGTASGAGTQTAPAPQLQNTQNVAHPGVQPSVSTPNHMQSSSLHPGGIGHHSGMAPQTPATSCGTMGPSQSGLQTQVMGMQSQLQTPPAVSSQAQMVQGQVGGQTVLSRPMSQGQRGMTPPKQMMPPQGQGLVQGQGHQALLIQQQQQHQQQHHQQQQQQQQQQNVTMEQMTASHMQGNKQAFVPKGQPGVMQSPMMRGPSPNLQGNMVQFQSQQQMTPQQQQQMAQLQQQQQQIQQQQQQQIQQQQIQQQQQQIQQQQQIQQQQIQLQHQQPQQQQLPQQQLQQQHQQMAQQSQQIPMNGNPGQTLGMHGPQIRLPGHHLVQQQLQQQQQQQQLQQKQQQHVMQHLQQQQQQAPGQQHPHPLVDGSGGTGDIGQQQILPDMQMQQQQQQQQQQGMIGGPQHMQVGNGHFLGHGMPFNPQFGGQMPMGGPCGQTGVFPVSKDVTLTSPLLVNLLQSDISASQFGPGGKQGASGVGVNQAKPKKKKPPRKKKPKVGEGQQSVEGHGGLDSVPQGIEELDMQGTGTDQGVSIDSSNSKHPEFTNRPGFSGQPGDQRVLQQMPIQFMSQQQQQQQQQQQQQQQQQQQQMQQQLQQQQLHQQQQLHMQGMQIATGQSGTPQGPQQGQHQIHPHQLQPPQHLQQHQQPQQQPQQQAPPTTQQQQQQMMMLKMQQEQAKNRVPLQQGGHPARNLVNPSDPAQRMPVSQHSSMPVMINLQGHGGVPPSPDKARGMQPMVNSQLAGAGRRMPHPDIGQGNPGMATEETSGAPNLQDRASVEMTPSQAGNGSQQNVVSQGPNTHLLKSVPSSMPQQPGANAQQQQSQQVAPIASSHNLHFPSAPSTSQTSRPKTPNRASPRPYHHPLTPTNRPPSTEPSEINLSPERLNASIAGLFPPKINIPLPPRQPNLNRGFDQQGLNPTTLKAIGQAPPSLTSLTNNTATSGNNNIQQPFITGGGVANVGGKQEKPPGGAQAKRASPSNSRRSSPASNRKTATPSPGRQKGTKNPLTSPSHQQQMTGSQTTTTGSSVPPSTSAPMPSVGTLEQQQSLNPLQTLASNSDAVRDSQGQATQPEQRQIVQAPRDQSALRMASPRVPSQELKSQEPGNVLEPPLSDEMHQPQNPPPQELGSVISPGFTDAPTSLNQLLDKTNPPSLSMKPPKVTPTGGGELVQKESPRSLADQECQHKPGNLQNIESGHTLPVGEPEQKPKVASMPSPNLVQSSSPSCQSPCVVSSVSSTLLISPATSSCPHPNPSVSPSPNAKSMANMSQTVLQRPTSSGPTQNKITVFVTSNAISSAASTASAVPPVTASTVPSKNIRTPEMRQSTPTQTRPPQFITAPVFINPIFQVSTASVSSSPNVVSPSVTVVRPIQVPANIQLATAPVSATASVPAPVAMATPPSAVSIATSQQGRTMIGQIQVQMSASQASPITTVALPQQTIPGIPMQESTSDASASKPSAMGQPSLQSGSSTCVSSSFQISLSSPPVCSSPGAASIARRSPLSPTVTITKSGQVQTVLSKTSIPQSGDNHQMQQQGTTQAGKNADITSQVSSRVITTESLSCQQPPPTTVSSAQTTLQQIAPAPPVPSPAPAQIPAQVCSSSPTPKPSGSTGTVTVPLASPITTSPPTSESAAALPPPPTVPGNIAPSTGPSVVSSPPLPVMEQTPTAAMEMTLPGPVESVEASAEVSNLSAEPDVTQEEQRLSDQPGEAATSVAEQGWAKKRKTPIDLVPRDTRASTEKAKGPSRRSSRAEKDAEEEMSDNGQRKRAARPGSASSNTGKVAESNTGAPPTQAKRRKSK, encoded by the exons ATGGCACAGCAGCCTGGCCCGTCTGAGACCTCCTGGTGCACAGGATCTCGTGGGGTCCACTTACCCTCGGAGCAGGACTCTGGAGTAGAGGACGGAGATGACTTCTGCAGTCGCAATGGCGAGACCTGCCCGTCTTGGCCTCCGAGTCCACATGTAGAGGATGCCACCACTATTTTTGTTGCTTTCAAGGGGAACTTGAATGACAGTGACTTTCAGGAGAAGCTTGACATCATCTTGAATGGGATGCCTGAGTTGCTTTCCTTGG GTCCTGAGAGGCTGTCACTTCAGCGAGTGGAGCCATGGAACAGTGTGCGCGTCACCTTCAACTTGCCCCGGGAGGCTGCTGAACGGCTCCGCCTCCTCGCACAAAACAACCAGCAGCAGCTGCGAGACCTGGGCATCCTCTCTGTGCAGATAGAAG GTGAAGGACCCATCAACGTCGCAGCTGGGCAGAACAGAGGTCAAGAAATGAGGGTGAACGGGCCACTTGTTGCACCTGGCGCACCTGGCACACCTGGTCAGATGAGAATGGATGTGGGCTTCCCCATACAACAAGGCCCTG ggGGGATAAGGATGAGCAACCCCTCGATGGTGCCATCTGGACCTGGCATGGCTGCACAGGGTATGGTGCCAGGTAGCAGTGGGCAGATGCATCCAAGAGTGCCAAGACCACCAAACCAAACAG ACTCGATGGATCCCATGCTGTCAGGGCTAGCTCTGCAACAGCAACAGCTCCAGCACGCGCAGGTGCCCCACGGTCCCCCCAGTGCCATGGGCCCGCAGGTACCTCACGGTCCCCCCAGTGCCATGGGCCCGCAGGTACCCCACGGTCCCCCCAGTGCCATGGGCCCACAAGGTCACCACCTCCAGACCATCCAAGCAAATCGGCAGCTCAACCCAGCTGCCATACAACAACttcaacaacagcagcagcagcagcaagccCAGCTGGCACAACTAGGCGTTGCTCGGGGCCCTTTTAACCCCTCTAGTCAGATGTCTGGCCCTGCTGGCTGGAACCAGATGCCCCCTGGTATGCTTCAGCCACCGCCTGCCCAGGGTGCAATGGGACCAAACTGGAGGAAAGGTCCCCCTCAGGCCCCTATGGGTCAGCGCCCTCCTTCCTTGGCCTCTGTACAAACCCCAAGCCATCCGCCACCTCCGTATCCCTTTGGCAGCCAGCAGGCTGGGCAGGTCTTCAACACCATGgctcagcaacagcagcagcaaaccGGGCCGAACCAGTTCGCAGCCCCTCAACCCAAAGGTCCCCAGGGAGTGCCAGGAGTGGTTGGTCAGAGGGCACCTCCTCCCTTGCCTCCTGTGTCTGCTCCACAAAGCAACCTTGCTTCCAAGTCCCCTGGGTCCTCGTCCTCTCCCTTTCAGCAGGGCTCACCCGGAACACCCCCTATGATGGGACAGGGCCCAGGTCAGCTGGGTCCACGTCCCACAACTCCACAGGGGTTCCCACAGGGAGTGGGATCCCCAGGTAGGGCTGTGTTGGGACAGCAGGTTAATGTTCAGCCAGGATTCATGGGTATGCCCCAGCATGGACAGGTTCCCCAAGGTGGCATGGGAG GTATGCAGAAGCGTATGCCAATGGGTTTTCCAAATGTTCCTGTAAGTCAGAGCTTTGTGCAAGGACAGGGTACGGCTAGTGGAGCAGGAACCCAGACCGCTCCAGCACCACAGCTACAGAACACTCAGAATGTGGCACACCCAG GAGTTCAACCTTCAGTCTCAACACCAAACCACATGCAGTCCAGTTCCCTCCACCCTGGTGGAATTGGCCACCACAGCGGAATGGCTCCCCAGACGCCAGCCACCTCATGCGGCACCATGGGGCCGTCTCAGTCAGGCTTGCAAACCCAAGTGATGGGCATGCAGTCACAGCTTCAGACTCCGCCTGCAGTGTCTTCCCAAGCTCAGATGGTGCAAGGCCAGGTTGGGGGTCAGACTGTTTTGTCTCGACCCATGAGCCAAGGTCAGCGAGGAATGACCCCCCCTAAACAAATGATGCCCCCGCAGGGGCAGGGGTTGGTGCAGGGGCAGGGGCACCAGGCTTTATTgatacagcaacaacaacagcaccaacaacaacaccaccaacagcagcagcagcagcagcagcagcaaaatgTGACAATGGAGCAGATGACAGCCAGCCATATGCAAGGTAACAAGCAGGCTTTTGTACCCAAAGGTCAGCCTGGGGTCATGCAGAGTCCAATGATGCGAGGCCCATCGCCAAATTTGCAAGGTAACATGGTGCAGTTTCAATCTCAGCAACAAATGACtccacaacaacagcagcaaatgGCTCAActacagcagcaacagcagcagatacagcaacagcaacagcaacagatacaacagcagcagatacagcagcagcaacaacagatacaacaacagcaacagatacagcaacaacaaataCAGCTGCAGCACCAGcagccacagcaacagcagttgccacagcaacagctTCAACAGCAGCATCAGCAAATGGCTCAGCAGTCGCAACAAATCCCAATGAACGGCAATCCCGGCCAAACGTTGGGCATGCATGGCCCTCAGATACGACTTCCAGGACATCATCTGGTCCAGCAGCAgctacagcaacagcagcagcaacaacagcttcagcagaaacagcagcagcatgtgATGCAACActtacagcagcagcaacagcaggcgCCTGGCCAGCAACACCCACATCCGCTGGTAGATGGCAGTGGAGGCACAGGTGACATAGGTCAACAACAAATCCTTCCTGACATGCAAatgcagcagcaacagcagcagcagcagcagcagggcatGATTGGAGGACCTCAACACATGCAGGTGGGCAATGGCCATTTTCTTGGTCATGGTATGCCCTTTAATCCTCAGTTTGGTGGCCAGATGCCAATGGGTGGACCCTGTGGGCAAACAGGTGTCTTTCCAGTGAGTAAAGATGTGACTCTGACTAGCCCCTTGTTAGTCAACCTTCTCCAGAGTGACATTTCTGCCAGTCAGTTTGGTCCAGGTGGAAAACAAGGAGCCAGTGGGGTTGGTGTTAACCAAGCCaaaccaaaaaagaagaaaccacCTCGTAAGAAGAAACCCAAAGTAGGTGAAGGACAGCAATCTGTTGAAGGACATGG TGGTCTGGATTCAGTTCCTCAAGGAATTGAGGAGTTAGATATGCAAGGGACAGGCACTGATCAAGGAGTCAGTATAGACTCTTCCAACTCAAAACATCCAGAATTCACCAATAGACCAG GATTCTCTGGCCAGCCAGGAGACCAAAGGGTATTACAACAAATGCCTATTCAGTTCATgtcccaacaacaacaacaacaacaacaacaacaacaacaacaacaacagcagcagcagcagcagatgcagcagcagttacaacagcagcagctgcatcaacagcagcagctgcatATGCAGGGTATGCAGATTGCCACAGGTCAGTCTGGAACCCCACAAGGACCACAACAAGGACAGCATCAAATCCATCCACATCAACTACAGCCACCACAGCACCTGCAGCAGCACCAGCAACCACAGCAACAGCCACAACAACAAGCACCACCAacaacacagcaacagcaacaacaaatgaTGATGCTTAAAATGCAACAGGAACaagcaaagaacagagttcctcTTCAACAAGGCGGACATCCCGCCAGAAATCTGGTGAATCCTAGTGATCCCGCACAGAGAATGCCTGTGTCCCAACACAGCAGCATGCCAGTGATGATTAATTTACAAGGACATGGTGGTGTCCCTCCTTCTCCAGATAAAGCTAGGGGGATGCAGCCAATGGTGAACTCGCAGCTAGCTGGAGCAGGAAGGAGAATGCCCCATCCAGACATTGGACAAGGGAACCCAGGAATGGCAACAGAGGAAACATCAGGGGCTCCTAACTTGCAGGACAGGGCATCAGTAGAAATGACACCATCTCAAGCTGGGAATGGCAGCCAACAAAATGTTGTTAGCCAAGGTCCTAATACTCACTTGTTAAAGTCTGTGCCTTCATCGATGCCTCAGCAACCAGGAGCTAAtgcacagcagcagcagtcccAGCAAGTAGCACCAATCGCCAGCTCACATAATCTTCACTTTCCCAGTGCCCCTTCAACTTCGCAAACCTCTCGCCCCAAGACCCCAAACCGAGCAAGTCCTAGACCTTATCACCATCCTCTGACCCCCACCAACCGTCCGCCCAGTACTGAGCCTTCAGAGATAAATCTCTCTCCGGAGAGACTGAATGCATCGATCGCTGGCCTTTTCCCTCCTAAGATTAACATCCCTCTGCCACCCCGACAGCCTAACCTAAATCGAGGTTTTGATCAGCAGGGTCTAAATCCCACCACTCTAAAAGCTATTGGACAGGCTCCACCAAGCCTAACGTCCCTTACAAACAACACTGCTACCAGTGGCAATAATAACATCCAGCAGCCATTTATTACAGGTGGTGGTGTAGCAAATGTAGGTGGGAAGCAAGAAAAGCCGCCTGGAGGGGCTCAGGCTAAGCGGGCCAGTCCCAGTAACAGTCGACGATCTAGTCCTGCCTCAAACCGGAAAACGGCCACTCCGAGCCCAGGAAGGCAAAAGGGGACAAAGAACCCTCTAACTTCACCATCACATCAACAACAAATGACCGGGTCCCAAACGACGACGACTGGTTCTTCGGTGCCGCCCAGTACCAGTGCACCCATGCCATCTGTAGGCACTCTAGAGCAACAACAGAGCCTAAATCCTCTGCAGACGCTGGCTAGTAATTCTGATGCAGTGAGGGACAGCCAGGGCCAAGCAACACAGCCAGAACAGCGTCAAATAGTCCAGGCGCCAAGGGATCAATCCGCTCTCAGAATGGCAAGTCCGCGGGTACCATCTCAGGAACTAAAAAGTCAAGAGCCCGGTAATGTGCTTGAGCCTCCGTTATCTGACGAGATGCACCAACCTCAGAATCCACCACCACAGGAGCTTGGCTCTGTAATTTCACCAGGCTTCACGGATGCCCCAACATCCCTCAATCAGTTGTTGGACAAGACAAACCCTCCATCCTTGTCCATGAAACCACCCAAAGTCACTCCTACAGGAGGTGGAGAACTGGTGCAAAAAGAGAGCCCTCGATCTTTAGCAGATCAAGAATGCCAACATAAGCCTGGTAACCTGCAGAACATTGAAAGTGGGCATACTTTACCTGTTGGTGAACCTGAACAAAAGCCCAAGGTTGCCTCTATGCCAAGTCCAAATTTGGTCCAAAGTAGTAGTCCCAGCTGTCAGTCACCCTGTGTAGTATCCAGCGTTAGTTCCACTTTGCTTATTAGTCCTGCCACAAGTTCTTGCCCACATCCCAACCCTTCTGTTAGTCCAAGTCCCAATGCTAAGTCTATGGCAAATATGTCACAGACAGTCCTGCAGAGACCCACATCATCTGGACCCACTCAAAATAAGATAACGGTCTTTGTGACATCCAATGCTATTAGTTCTGCTGCCAGCACTGCATCTGCAGTGCCCCCAGTCACAGCCTCTACAGTGCCCAGTAAGAACATAAGAACCCCAGAAATGCGCCAATCCACTCCCACTCAAACCCGACCTCCCCAGTTCATTACCGCACCCGTGTTCATCAACCCGATATTTCAAGTCTCAACTGCTTCTGTCTCATCAAGCCCCAATGTGGTGTCTCCATCTGTCACTGTGGTAAGGCCCATACAAGTGCCTGCAAATATTCAGCTCGCTACTGCTCCAGTTTCAGCTACGGCTTCTGTTCCAGCACCTGTCGCTATGGCAACACCGCCTTCTGCTGTAAGCATTGCTACTAGTCAGCAGGGCCGCACTATGATTGGACAAATACAAGTGCAAATGTCTGCAAGTCAGGCTTCCCCAATAACCACAGTCGCGCTCCCTCAGCAAACAATCCCTGGAATTCCGATGCAAGAGAGCACTTCTGATGCTTCTGCCTCAAAACCGAGCGCCATGGGACAACCGTCTCTCCAGTCCGGCTCGTCCACGTGCGTGTCTTCGTCCTTTCAGATATCACTGTCCTCTCCGCCTGTCTGCTCTAGCCCAGGCGCTGCATCCATTGCTCGCAGGAGTCCCCTCTCACCAACAGTAACCATCACCAAGAGTGGTCAAGTCCAGACAGTTTTGAGCAAGACGTCCATTCCCCAAAGTGGTGACAACCATCAGATGCAACAGCAGGGTACAACCCAGGCAGGAAAAAACGCAGACATCACGTCGCAGGTCTCTTCTCGTGTGATTACAACCGAATCCCTTTCCTGTCAACAGCCTCCTCCCACAACCGTCTCTTCTGCACAAACAACACTTCAGCAAATAGCACCAGCACCCCCAGTTCCTTCCCCTGCACCTGCACAGATCCCTGCACAAGTTTGTTCCTCTTCTCCCACACCTAAGCCTTCTGGGTCCACCGGTACTGTCACGGTACCTCTGGCCAGTCCTATTACCACTTCACCCCCCACTAGTGAGTCTGCAGCAGCACTTCCACCACCTCCTACTGTCCCGGGGAACATTGCACCTTCCACCGGCCCTTCAGTAGTGTCGTCTCCACCGCTCCCTGTCATGGAGCAGACACCTACTGCAGCAATGGAGATGACATTGCCTGGCCCAGTAGAGTCTGTGGAGGCCTCTGCAGAAGTGTCAAATCTCTCag CCGAGCCTGATGTTACCCAGGAAGAACAGCGTTTGAGTGACCAGCCTG gaGAGGCAGCCACGTCTGTGGCAGAACAGGG